GCCCGTCGGCTACAAAGCATTGCTGCCCTGGCTGCTGCGGCTGTTCCCGTCGGAGTCATGGTTGCTCCGGTCATTCCCGGATTGAACGACGAGGAACTGGAGAGAATCCTGGACGCTGCACGGAGGGCTGGCGCCAGGAGCGCTGGAACGATACTACTGCGACTGCCGCACGAGCTTCGCGAGATTTTCGATGAATGGTTGGTTCGGAATTATCCGGAGCGCCGCGATCGGGTCTGGCGGCTGATTGAAAGCGCTCGCGATGGAAATCGAACCGATTCCAGATGGGGACTTCGCATGACCGGGACAGGTCATTTTGCCAGGCTGCTAAACGGGCGCTTCATGCATTGCGTCCGCCGTTTGCAGTTTGTGCCAGCTCTGCCGCCCTTGCGTGAAGACTTGTTTCGAAAACCAGGCGGCGATCAACCTGATCTATTTCAAGCAACGGGCGAAGAGCGCTTTGCAGTCCAGGATTAACAGCAGGTCGCCAGCGCGAACCATTTTGCATGTCGATATGGACGCCTTTTATGCTTCCATTGAGGAGCTCGACCAGCCATCTCTTCGCGGAAAGCCCGTCGTTGTCGGCGCCGATCCAAGAGGAGGGCGCGGGCGCGGCGTCGTCTCTACCGCGAACTACGAAGCTCGCCGCTATGGAATTCATTCAGCAATGCCTATCTCACGCGCTTATTTGCTCTGCCCGCAGGCAGAATTCTTGCCCCCCCGTTTTGATCGCTATGTCGCTCTATCAACACAAATCATGCAGATCCTGCAACGCTTCTCGCCAGAACTCGAACCCTTGAGTATCGACGAAGCCTTCCTGGATTGCACCGCCAGCGTTGTCGCATTGGGACCGGGACTCGCTATTGCCCGCGCTATCAAGCAAGCCGTCCATTCTGAAACTGGCCTCACCGCCAGCGTCGGCGTAGCGGCCAACAAGTTTGTCGCAAAGGTCGCCTCTGACCTCGAGAAACCGGACGGCCTTGTGCTATGCGCGGCCGGAGAAGAGGCGGCCTTTCTAGCGGCCCTGCCCATTCGAAAGCTGTGGGGAGTTGGACCGCGTACAGCGGAACGGTTGCAGGCGGCCGGAATCCACACGATTGGCGCACTGGCCTCCGCAAATCCTGAAGCGCTGCGCTGCGCCCTGAAGAATCAAGCGCCACGATTGCAAGCCCTGGCCAGGGGCGAGGACAGTCGCGCCGTCGACAGTTCCAGAGTTCGCAAGTCCATAAGCGAAGAGACTACATTTGTAACAGATCAACTTGATCCAGCAACTGTCGTGCAGGCGCTGCGCTTCACCGCTGATCAGGCTACCCGCCGTCTCCGAAAGGAAGGATTGCAAGCGCGTACCATTCATCTCAAGCTGCGCTACAGCAATTTCGAGACGCTACTTCGCAGCCACACCTTCGATGAGCCCATCGATACCTTTGAAACCGTATTCTCCTGCGCGCTACAGCTCTTGCGGCGTTGCGCCGACGATCAACGAGCGAAAAGATTGGTTGGCGTCGGTCTGAGTTCGCTTACGCCCCGAGGACAGGAAAAAGACGGCCAGCTGCTACTGCCGACGCAAGAGGAAAAAGGGAACGAGGTGCGCCGCGATGAGCTCTTCGACTGGATGATTGCCCGCTTTGGCAAGCACGTCAGCAGGGCTTCGCTAATTCCACCGAGAAAAGATGATTGATTCCCTGCTTCCGCATTGCCTATTCCACTGGCCGCGCCTCTAAAACCAATATGGACAGCAAGCTGGAGATTCACCGCGCTC
This DNA window, taken from Leptospirales bacterium, encodes the following:
- the dinB gene encoding DNA polymerase IV, which gives rise to MKTCFENQAAINLIYFKQRAKSALQSRINSRSPARTILHVDMDAFYASIEELDQPSLRGKPVVVGADPRGGRGRGVVSTANYEARRYGIHSAMPISRAYLLCPQAEFLPPRFDRYVALSTQIMQILQRFSPELEPLSIDEAFLDCTASVVALGPGLAIARAIKQAVHSETGLTASVGVAANKFVAKVASDLEKPDGLVLCAAGEEAAFLAALPIRKLWGVGPRTAERLQAAGIHTIGALASANPEALRCALKNQAPRLQALARGEDSRAVDSSRVRKSISEETTFVTDQLDPATVVQALRFTADQATRRLRKEGLQARTIHLKLRYSNFETLLRSHTFDEPIDTFETVFSCALQLLRRCADDQRAKRLVGVGLSSLTPRGQEKDGQLLLPTQEEKGNEVRRDELFDWMIARFGKHVSRASLIPPRKDD